GAAGGACGGTTTGCGCGATCATGGAATCACCTCGTTGGTGAAATCTGCGGAGCGTCTCAGCAACGCCATCCTACCGGATTCAACGAGGTTTTTTATTGCCGATCAAAATCAATCGCGGATTTGGGGGTGTGGAGTCCCCTCACCCCGTCTCGCTTCGCTCGCCACCCCTCTCCCGTCATGACGGGAGAGGGGAAGGGTGAGGGCCTTCGCCTCACCCCGTCGCGTAAGAGTGCAGGCCCGAGATGACGAGGTTGACGCCGAGATAAGTGAACAGGACGCTCGCGAAGCCGAGCACGGCGATGTAGGCCGTCTTGCGTCCCTTCCATCCCCGCGTGATGCGCGTGTGCAGGTAGATCAGATAGACGAACCACGTTGCGAGGGCGGCGGTTTCCTTGGGATCCCAGCCCCAGAAGCGCCCCCACGCCTGATTCGCCCAGATCGCGCCGGACAGCAGCATGAAGGTGAGGATGGGAAAGGCGACGACGATCGATTTGTACGTCAGGTTGTCGAGCACCTTGGTGGCGGGCAGCCGCTCACGCAGGCGATCGCCGGCCATTTCCAGCGTGATCGTGAGGACCGCGAAGATCCAGCCAGCGGCGAGCAGCGCGAAGCCGTATCCGTTGGCCGCGAGGTTGTAGTTCGGCGCGGCGCCCGAGCGCGCAATCATGTGGCCGAGCACGAAGGTCAGCAGGATCGTGGCGAACGCGAGGCCCCCGAACGAGCGGCGACGCGCGATCGACGAGTCCGATTTGCCCGCCAAAACGCCGAATACCGTGGCCAGGGCGAAGGCGACGAGCGCGACGAGCGTCATCGCGCCCAGGCCCGGCAGCTCCATCGTCAGAAATTTCACCGGATCGGTGTCGGGGATCGGCGTGCGCACGAAACGCCCGCCCAGTTCGGCGCTCCGGTAGAGCGGGAACCCGGCGACCAACACGCGGCCCTTGGTGACCGCGGCGATGGCGAGCACGTTGAACGCGGCGGCGGTAGTGTGGAAATTCGGCATCGGCAGGCCGTCGCGGAAGAGGTAAAGCACCGCGAAACCGAACCCAACGATGAACATCGCGTAGGCGATCGACGCGCCGAAGACGTGGAAATGCAGCCAGATGCTCTGCAGGGCGGGCATGAGCGGTTGGATGTTTTTGTCGGTCGCGAAGGTCGCGAGGCCGAGGGCGATCATGACGAGCGGTGCGATGAAGGCGCCCGCGAATTTCACGCGGTATTTCACCTCCATGATTGCATAACAGACCACGAGCCCCCACGAAAAGAACACGAGGGATTCGTACAGATTGCTCCACGGCGGGTGATAGAGCCCCGCGGCGGCCCAACGCAGGCCGAGCGCGAGCGTCATGGCGCAGATGCCCGCGAGGAGCGCGATGAATCCGATGCGCCAGATGCGATCGGAGCCTTTCATCAGAAACGCGGTGTAACCCGTCGCCGCGACGACGAAGAGCAAAAAGGTGAGGTCGAAGAAGCCGATGGAAACCTG
This window of the Deltaproteobacteria bacterium genome carries:
- the ccsA gene encoding cytochrome c biogenesis protein CcsA; the protein is MPNFHTTAAAFNVLAIAAVTKGRVLVAGFPLYRSAELGGRFVRTPIPDTDPVKFLTMELPGLGAMTLVALVAFALATVFGVLAGKSDSSIARRRSFGGLAFATILLTFVLGHMIARSGAAPNYNLAANGYGFALLAAGWIFAVLTITLEMAGDRLRERLPATKVLDNLTYKSIVVAFPILTFMLLSGAIWANQAWGRFWGWDPKETAALATWFVYLIYLHTRITRGWKGRKTAYIAVLGFASVLFTYLGVNLVISGLHSYATG